TCGTCTCCTCCACCCTCCTCTCGCAAGTCGATGCCAGCGTTGGCGGTAAGAACGGGGTAAACCTCGAGGGCTTTAAGAACATCGTTGGATGCTTCAACCAGCCCGAGTTCGTGATCTGCGACCCACAGATGCTCCTCACCCTCGACGAGCGCGACTACCGCAGCGGCCTTGCCGAGGTGGTTAAGCACACCCTCATTGCCGATGCCGCAATGTTCGCCTACATCGAGCAAAACGCAGACAGGCTGCTGGCCCGCGACGCCGAAGCCATCAACCGCGTGGTGGAAAACTCGGTTCGCATAAAGGCTAATATTGTTTCGATGGATGAGCGCGAAAAGGGCGAACGCCGCAAGCTCAACCTCGGGCACACCTGGGGGCACGCCGTCGAGAAGTTAACCCACCTACCCCACGGCGAGGCGGTAAGCATCGGGATGATGTTCGCCGCGCAGCTGTCGGCACAAAAGGGATTGATGAGAACCGACGAGGTGCAGCGGCTCAAGGCTCTGCTCGAAAAGTTGCAGTTGCCCATATCGGCATCGTTCGATAGAGAAACCGCGTTCGGCTACATGCTAAAGGATAAGAAGAAGGAGAAATCCACCATACACTTCGTGCTGATGGAGGGCATCGGCAGCACCCGCGTGGAGCCGCTTAGCACCACCGAACTGCAGGATTGCTATAAAAAGATGGAGGCCGCGCTATGATCTGCATCAGCTACGGCACCATCGCCCTAAACGACCTACTCGAAAAGTTAAAGACCACCCGCATGGCCGAGATTCGCATCGACCTGCTGGGGCTTACTAAGGATGAGATAGCAGCGGTATTCCGCTCGCACCCCAACCTCATTGCCACCTGCCGCCCCGATACGATGGGTATAGATGCGCAACGCGAGCTGCTGCTCACCGCCGTCGAAAGCGGCGCAGCCTACGTAGATGTGGAGGTAGAGGCGCCATCATCCTTCAAAAAGAAGATGGTGGAGGCCGCTCACGCCAAGGGCTGCAAGGTTATCGTATCGTACCACAACTACACCGAAACGCCCAGCCGAGAAACGTTGCTAGGCATAATGGTGGAGATGGTGGACGATGGTGCCGACATCCTGAAGCTTGCCACCATGGCCAACAGCGCTGCCGATGCGGCACGCATCCTATCGCTCTACGAGAATCCGATAAA
This window of the uncultured Acetobacteroides sp. genome carries:
- the aroB gene encoding 3-dehydroquinate synthase; its protein translation is MVEVKVKGTYADSSILVGESITSISKHLPASGVFVLTDDKVKSLYGKHFESHPTFTIGQGESNKTLQTVEQIYRWLLDNDADRSSFILAVGGGIVCDVAGFVASTFMRGVRFGFVSSTLLSQVDASVGGKNGVNLEGFKNIVGCFNQPEFVICDPQMLLTLDERDYRSGLAEVVKHTLIADAAMFAYIEQNADRLLARDAEAINRVVENSVRIKANIVSMDEREKGERRKLNLGHTWGHAVEKLTHLPHGEAVSIGMMFAAQLSAQKGLMRTDEVQRLKALLEKLQLPISASFDRETAFGYMLKDKKKEKSTIHFVLMEGIGSTRVEPLSTTELQDCYKKMEAAL
- a CDS encoding type I 3-dehydroquinate dehydratase; translation: MICISYGTIALNDLLEKLKTTRMAEIRIDLLGLTKDEIAAVFRSHPNLIATCRPDTMGIDAQRELLLTAVESGAAYVDVEVEAPSSFKKKMVEAAHAKGCKVIVSYHNYTETPSRETLLGIMVEMVDDGADILKLATMANSAADAARILSLYENPIKPMVALAMGEAGKVTRIAIPLLGAPFTFAAPEGAATAPGQLTDIGMNTIYKTIGHEE